The proteins below come from a single Micropterus dolomieu isolate WLL.071019.BEF.003 ecotype Adirondacks linkage group LG05, ASM2129224v1, whole genome shotgun sequence genomic window:
- the LOC123971349 gene encoding laminin subunit alpha-3-like isoform X2, giving the protein MMEEGQRIMQEIRERSCFVQRGKAGREREEAQRLLDIIRNNMTVAVKTSQAVLNQPADSSLMEVADLLSDAEDRVNRTLGLHLNSRTMLQHLEHLHTQLASEQSTLLPVTKNEMTKDLLKNITDIFLMLEEIKKEFEICAAQLDGAKLELYSIFQIMARVDIVTNAEEHAEELDRVAAEFQQLLHDATNSTDLLSVLGVQGVGTYNSIINAIEKADMAANQSRVAADRALKDVEEGGLVNRAEGIKDNSTCSRIEANETQSDLKMNVLKDRVNKQKDKGESLRMSISIVSDDIKKIKRDDTEVLIESAKTAASSSNSTVSNITERLRNISQDVERIDLTNVSLDIDNMLTDADQTLKNLNKSLPVWKDKITEVEALSVKALTSANMTESIRRIKDVIVDTRNFVNRLSVVTTFNGKGHVELHPPRNLEDIKAFTAVDLLLNRHQNNPSEVDYRRMRRQDKHRDASFFVLYLGNREASGDYIGMAIRRNVLVCVYKLGGVVHEVETSQITTTTNVNSSDFDRVIFHRVYQDAEVNITQNFKSQKPIRVSPKRNLPNTMSGILELDPNNVVFYVGGYPQDFTPPVELHYPKFRGGMKLSYLNDNPLCLYNYKRAVNMDAKQPPVMIPQSEVSDYYDGTGYRMAFIKEPDKIKRRLFKFHTNIRETNALLFYIGNDESFFCVFMERGFLVLQGQQADQELRVQSAEKVSLSDKHFAITIADAFIVHYGSKQISTDHNQTNYMSYYIGGVPALLRQRHNITAPPLRGCVDHLTADAEIVTYNRTIGVSEGCPVSLLGVRAATLYSALSVDSLSVGGEQLLKVSLGFSSTDRHGTLLGSSSQDSTSVHDFQLSLADGYAVFISGNDTLRSDKRYSDGSWHYLSAVKMPTGLELSIDNVKVIQGPSPHIRPVDQNAQGGKFSGCIANLYTSRIEQGFIPADLSSYSLTGDVVLGQCSLHSLPHYKLLPAPVLKRPQKHTPIQVPAGSQCRQWRAHRGEYQLFEGHSWLSYSMPQQDLNYRPHFSLDIKTKSSKGLILHVAGRGGVPLLALYMANGKIKMSLGQNRIIQHKQKSNDGNWHRVELSVEKSTFHLLVDGIRVTDGYLPNNEGSSLDLHNPVYLGGDPISKTTKGHNVPTNSVIGCIRDFKMNEEVIGEPEASHKTLPCFDGLTEIGAYFGGGHIVLDNYFTVGSQFVLAFELRPQHLTGLLFHVRSHKTSLNVFLMENKVGVILNDGAVSVSVTPRESLCDGKFHVVTESCPLHVPLVLNNTGYTLHWRNNKAKQSPRVLTICGLLAQCEA; this is encoded by the exons ATGATGGAGGAGGGTCAGCGCATCATGCAGGAAATAAGAGAAAGAAGCTGCTTTGTTCAGAGAGGCAAAGCCGGGAGAGAGCGGGAGGAGGCACAGAGAT TGTTGGACATTATCAGGAACAACATGACAGTTGCTGTGAAAACCAGCCAAGCTGTATTAAATCAGCCTGCAGACTCTTCTCTGATGGAAGTGGCTGATCTGCTGTCAGACGCAGAGGACAGAGTTAACAGAACACTGGGCCTACACCTGAACAGTCGTACTATGCTACAGCATCTGGAG CACCTTCACACTCAGCTGGCAAGCGAACAAAGTACGCTCCTACCTGTGACTAAAAATGAAATGACTAAAGATCTGCTAAAGAATATTACCGACATCTTTTTGATGCTTGaggaaattaaaaaa GAATTTGAGATTTGTGCAGCTCAGCTGGATGGTGCCAAGCTGGAGCTCTATAGCATCTTCCAAATTATGGCAAGGGTGGATATTGTAACTAATGCTGAGGAGCATGCAGAGGAGCTTGACAGAGTGGCAGCAGAATTTCAACA ATTGCTTCATGATGCTACTAACAGCACTGACCTGCTCAGTGTCCTGGGTGTCCAGGGTGTAGGAACTTACAACAGCATCATAAATGCCATAGAAAAGGCAGACATGGCAGCAAATCAGTCCAGAGTAGCTGCTGATCGAGCCTTAAAG GATGTGGAAGAGGGAGGCCTGGTCAACAGGGCTGAAGGAATCAAAGATAATTCAACTTGTTCACGGATAGAAGCCAATGAGACTCAGAGTGATCTTAAAA TGAATGTCCTCAAAGATCGTGTGAATAAGCAAAAGGATAAAGGAGAATCACTGAGAATGAGCATCTCAATCGTCAGCGATGACATCAAAAAGATCAAAAGAG ATGACACAGAAGTCCTGATAGAGTCTGCAAAAACCGCTGCCTCTTCATCAAACTCCACAGTCAGTAACATAACAGAGAGACTGAGAAATATCAGCCAGGATGTGGAGAGAATAGATTTAACCAATGTCAGTTTGGATATAGACAATATGTTGACTGATGCAGACCAGACAT TGAAGAACTTGAACAAATCCCTCCCTGTGTGGAAAGACAAAATCACTGAAGTTGAGGCTCTCAGTGTGAAGGCGCTTACTAGTGCCAACATGACAGAAAGCATCAGGAGAATCAAGGATGTGATAGTGGACACAAGAAACTTTGTTAATAGG CTCTCAGTTGTCACCACTTTCAACGGAAAGGGTCACGTGGAGCTTCATCCTCCGAGAAACCTTGAAGACATAAAAGCATTTACAGCTGTTGATTTGCTTCTCAACCGCCATCAAAACAATCCCTCCGAGGTTGACTACAGACGTATGCGACGTCAGGACAAACACAGAGATGCCAGCTTCTTTGTTTTGTACCTGGGCAACAGGGAG GCTTCTGGAGACTACATTGGGATGGCTATCAGGAGAAATGTGTTGGTTTGTGTTTACAAGTTGGGTGGAGTTGTCCATGAGGTGGAAACCAGCCAAATAACAACAACCACCAATGTGAACTCCTCAGACTTTGACAGGGTTATCTTCCACAG AGTTTACCAAGATGCTGAAGTTAACATCACACAGAACTTCAAATCACAGAAGCCCATCAGGGTCTCTCCTAAACGTAACCTTCCAAACACAATGTCCGGCATCCTCGAACTGGATCCAAACAATGTTGTTTTCTACGTGGGTGGCTATCCTCAGGACTTTACG CCTCCAGTGGAGCTGCATTACCCCAAGTTCAGAGGAGGAATGAAACTCTCCTACCTCAATGACAATCCTCTTTGTCTGTACAACTACAAGCGTGCAGTCAATATGGATGCAAAGCAGCCACCTGTGAT GATTCCTCAGTCAGAGGTGTCTGATTATTATGATGGAACAGGTTACCGAATGGCGTTCATAAAGGAGCCGGACAAGATAAAAAGAAGACTGTTTAAATTTCACACAAACATTCGAGAGACAAACGCCTTGCTGTTCTACATTGGAAATGAT GAgtcttttttctgtgtgttcatgGAGAGAGGCTTCCTGGTGCTTCAAGGACAGCAAGCAGATCAAGAGCTCAGAGTTCAGAGTGCCGAAAAAGTGTCTCTATCC GACAAACACTTTGCAATCACTATTGCAGATGCCTTTATTGTGCACTATGGATCAAAGCAGATCTCCACAGATCACAATCAAACAAACTACATGAGTTATTACATCGGGGGTGTACCAGCACTGCTCCGACAGAG ACACAACATCACAGCTCCACCATTGAGAGGATGTGTGGATCACCTCACAGCAGACGCTGAGATCGTTACATACAACAGGACAATTGGTGTCAGCGAAGGATGTCCAGTCTCACTACTG GGCGTTCGTGCAGCTACGTTGTACTCAGCTCTGTCTGTTGATTCCCTGTCTGTCGGGGGTGAACAGCTGCTCAAAGTGTCTCTGGGCTTCAGTAGCACAGACAGACATGGTACTCTTCTTGGGAGCAGCTCTCAG GACTCCACCTCTGTTCATGACTTCCAGCTGTCCCTGGCTGATGGCTATGCAGTATTTATTAGTGGTAATGATACCTTGAGGTCAGATAAAAGGTATAGTGATGGAAGCTGGCACTACTTGTCTGCAGTTAAGATGCCAACAGG gtTGGAGCTCAGCATTGATAATGTAAAAGTGATTCAGGGACCATCACCTCATATCAGGCCAGTGGATCAAAATGCGCAAGGAGGGAAATTCTCAGGCTGCATTGCTAACCTTTATACAAGCAG GATTGAGCAAGGCTTTATACCTGCTGATTTAAGCTCATATTCACTAACGGGAGATGTAGTCCTTGGCCAGTGTAGTCTCCATTCCCTACCACACTACAAGCTTTTACCAGCACCTGTGTTGAAAAGGCCccagaaacacacacct ATTCAGGTTCCAGCAGGCAGCCAGTGTAGACAGTGGCGAGCACACCGTGGTGAATACCAGCTCTTTGAGGGGCACAGCTGGCTCAGTTACTCCATGCCACAACAGGACCTTAATTATAG GCCTCACTTTTCTCTTGACATCAAGACCAAGTCATCCAAAGGGCTGATCCTCCATGTAGCGGGGAGAGGAGGTGTCCCCCTGCTGGCTCTGTACATGGCCAATGGCAAGATCAAGATGTCTCTTGGGCAAAACAGAATCATCCAGCACAAGCAGAAGAGCAACGACGGGAACTGGCACAGA GTTGAGCTCAGTGTGGAGAAAAGCACTTTTCATCTGCTGGTTGATGGGATCCGTGTGACAGATGGATATCTGCCTAACAATGAGGGATCATCTTTAGACCTGCACAACCCTGTGTATCTGGGAGGTGATCCAATAAGCAAAACCACAAAA GGACACAATGTTCCCACGAACAGTGTTATTGGTTGTATAAGGGATTTCAAAATGAATGAGGAAGTAATTGGGGAACCAGAGGCAAGCCACAAAACTTTACCCTGCTTTGATGGGCTCACAGAGATCGGGGCATACTTTGGCGGCGGTCACATTGTCTTAG ATAATTACTTCACTGTTGGTTCCCAGTTTGTGTTGGCTTTTGAGCTGCGTCCTCAACACCTGACAGGTCTACTCTTCCATGTTCGAAGTCATAAGACCAGCCTTAATGTGTTCTTAATGGAAAACAAG GTGGGTGTCATTTTGAATGACGGCGCTGTCAGTGTTTCAGTGACTCCTCGTGAAAGCCTCTGTGATGGAAAATTTCACGTGGTCACAG AAAGCTGCCCTCTTCACGTCCCCCTCGTACTCAACAACACTGGATACACTTTACATTGGAG GAACAACAAAGCGAAGCAAAGTCCCCGTGTCCTCACCATTTGTGGGCTGCTTGCGCAATGTGAAGCTTAA
- the LOC123971349 gene encoding laminin subunit alpha-3-like isoform X1 — translation MMEEGQRIMQEIRERSCFVQRGKAGREREEAQRLLDIIRNNMTVAVKTSQAVLNQPADSSLMEVADLLSDAEDRVNRTLGLHLNSRTMLQHLEHLHTQLASEQSTLLPVTKNEMTKDLLKNITDIFLMLEEIKKEFEICAAQLDGAKLELYSIFQIMARVDIVTNAEEHAEELDRVAAEFQQLLHDATNSTDLLSVLGVQGVGTYNSIINAIEKADMAANQSRVAADRALKDVEEGGLVNRAEGIKDNSTCSRIEANETQSDLKMNVLKDRVNKQKDKGESLRMSISIVSDDIKKIKRDDTEVLIESAKTAASSSNSTVSNITERLRNISQDVERIDLTNVSLDIDNMLTDADQTLKNLNKSLPVWKDKITEVEALSVKALTSANMTESIRRIKDVIVDTRNFVNRLSVVTTFNGKGHVELHPPRNLEDIKAFTAVDLLLNRHQNNPSEVDYRRMRRQDKHRDASFFVLYLGNREASGDYIGMAIRRNVLVCVYKLGGVVHEVETSQITTTTNVNSSDFDRVIFHRVYQDAEVNITQNFKSQKPIRVSPKRNLPNTMSGILELDPNNVVFYVGGYPQDFTPPVELHYPKFRGGMKLSYLNDNPLCLYNYKRAVNMDAKQPPVMIPQSEVSDYYDGTGYRMAFIKEPDKIKRRLFKFHTNIRETNALLFYIGNDESFFCVFMERGFLVLQGQQADQELRVQSAEKVSLSDKHFAITIADAFIVHYGSKQISTDHNQTNYMSYYIGGVPALLRQRHNITAPPLRGCVDHLTADAEIVTYNRTIGVSEGCPVSLLGVRAATLYSALSVDSLSVGGEQLLKVSLGFSSTDRHGTLLGSSSQDSTSVHDFQLSLADGYAVFISGNDTLRSDKRYSDGSWHYLSAVKMPTGLELSIDNVKVIQGPSPHIRPVDQNAQGGKFSGCIANLYTSRIEQGFIPADLSSYSLTGDVVLGQCSLHSLPHYKLLPAPVLKRPQKHTPIQVPAGSQCRQWRAHRGEYQLFEGHSWLSYSMPQQDLNYRPHFSLDIKTKSSKGLILHVAGRGGVPLLALYMANGKIKMSLGQNRIIQHKQKSNDGNWHRVELSVEKSTFHLLVDGIRVTDGYLPNNEGSSLDLHNPVYLGGDPISKTTKGHNVPTNSVIGCIRDFKMNEEVIGEPEASHKTLPCFDGLTEIGAYFGGGHIVLDNYFTVGSQFVLAFELRPQHLTGLLFHVRSHKTSLNVFLMENKVGVILNDGAVSVSVTPRESLCDGKFHVVTVYKQHEIVKLVVDSMSKQKAALFTSPSYSTTLDTLYIGGTTKRSKVPVSSPFVGCLRNVKLNGRPVAFETGSRVVGPVSINRCPAV, via the exons ATGATGGAGGAGGGTCAGCGCATCATGCAGGAAATAAGAGAAAGAAGCTGCTTTGTTCAGAGAGGCAAAGCCGGGAGAGAGCGGGAGGAGGCACAGAGAT TGTTGGACATTATCAGGAACAACATGACAGTTGCTGTGAAAACCAGCCAAGCTGTATTAAATCAGCCTGCAGACTCTTCTCTGATGGAAGTGGCTGATCTGCTGTCAGACGCAGAGGACAGAGTTAACAGAACACTGGGCCTACACCTGAACAGTCGTACTATGCTACAGCATCTGGAG CACCTTCACACTCAGCTGGCAAGCGAACAAAGTACGCTCCTACCTGTGACTAAAAATGAAATGACTAAAGATCTGCTAAAGAATATTACCGACATCTTTTTGATGCTTGaggaaattaaaaaa GAATTTGAGATTTGTGCAGCTCAGCTGGATGGTGCCAAGCTGGAGCTCTATAGCATCTTCCAAATTATGGCAAGGGTGGATATTGTAACTAATGCTGAGGAGCATGCAGAGGAGCTTGACAGAGTGGCAGCAGAATTTCAACA ATTGCTTCATGATGCTACTAACAGCACTGACCTGCTCAGTGTCCTGGGTGTCCAGGGTGTAGGAACTTACAACAGCATCATAAATGCCATAGAAAAGGCAGACATGGCAGCAAATCAGTCCAGAGTAGCTGCTGATCGAGCCTTAAAG GATGTGGAAGAGGGAGGCCTGGTCAACAGGGCTGAAGGAATCAAAGATAATTCAACTTGTTCACGGATAGAAGCCAATGAGACTCAGAGTGATCTTAAAA TGAATGTCCTCAAAGATCGTGTGAATAAGCAAAAGGATAAAGGAGAATCACTGAGAATGAGCATCTCAATCGTCAGCGATGACATCAAAAAGATCAAAAGAG ATGACACAGAAGTCCTGATAGAGTCTGCAAAAACCGCTGCCTCTTCATCAAACTCCACAGTCAGTAACATAACAGAGAGACTGAGAAATATCAGCCAGGATGTGGAGAGAATAGATTTAACCAATGTCAGTTTGGATATAGACAATATGTTGACTGATGCAGACCAGACAT TGAAGAACTTGAACAAATCCCTCCCTGTGTGGAAAGACAAAATCACTGAAGTTGAGGCTCTCAGTGTGAAGGCGCTTACTAGTGCCAACATGACAGAAAGCATCAGGAGAATCAAGGATGTGATAGTGGACACAAGAAACTTTGTTAATAGG CTCTCAGTTGTCACCACTTTCAACGGAAAGGGTCACGTGGAGCTTCATCCTCCGAGAAACCTTGAAGACATAAAAGCATTTACAGCTGTTGATTTGCTTCTCAACCGCCATCAAAACAATCCCTCCGAGGTTGACTACAGACGTATGCGACGTCAGGACAAACACAGAGATGCCAGCTTCTTTGTTTTGTACCTGGGCAACAGGGAG GCTTCTGGAGACTACATTGGGATGGCTATCAGGAGAAATGTGTTGGTTTGTGTTTACAAGTTGGGTGGAGTTGTCCATGAGGTGGAAACCAGCCAAATAACAACAACCACCAATGTGAACTCCTCAGACTTTGACAGGGTTATCTTCCACAG AGTTTACCAAGATGCTGAAGTTAACATCACACAGAACTTCAAATCACAGAAGCCCATCAGGGTCTCTCCTAAACGTAACCTTCCAAACACAATGTCCGGCATCCTCGAACTGGATCCAAACAATGTTGTTTTCTACGTGGGTGGCTATCCTCAGGACTTTACG CCTCCAGTGGAGCTGCATTACCCCAAGTTCAGAGGAGGAATGAAACTCTCCTACCTCAATGACAATCCTCTTTGTCTGTACAACTACAAGCGTGCAGTCAATATGGATGCAAAGCAGCCACCTGTGAT GATTCCTCAGTCAGAGGTGTCTGATTATTATGATGGAACAGGTTACCGAATGGCGTTCATAAAGGAGCCGGACAAGATAAAAAGAAGACTGTTTAAATTTCACACAAACATTCGAGAGACAAACGCCTTGCTGTTCTACATTGGAAATGAT GAgtcttttttctgtgtgttcatgGAGAGAGGCTTCCTGGTGCTTCAAGGACAGCAAGCAGATCAAGAGCTCAGAGTTCAGAGTGCCGAAAAAGTGTCTCTATCC GACAAACACTTTGCAATCACTATTGCAGATGCCTTTATTGTGCACTATGGATCAAAGCAGATCTCCACAGATCACAATCAAACAAACTACATGAGTTATTACATCGGGGGTGTACCAGCACTGCTCCGACAGAG ACACAACATCACAGCTCCACCATTGAGAGGATGTGTGGATCACCTCACAGCAGACGCTGAGATCGTTACATACAACAGGACAATTGGTGTCAGCGAAGGATGTCCAGTCTCACTACTG GGCGTTCGTGCAGCTACGTTGTACTCAGCTCTGTCTGTTGATTCCCTGTCTGTCGGGGGTGAACAGCTGCTCAAAGTGTCTCTGGGCTTCAGTAGCACAGACAGACATGGTACTCTTCTTGGGAGCAGCTCTCAG GACTCCACCTCTGTTCATGACTTCCAGCTGTCCCTGGCTGATGGCTATGCAGTATTTATTAGTGGTAATGATACCTTGAGGTCAGATAAAAGGTATAGTGATGGAAGCTGGCACTACTTGTCTGCAGTTAAGATGCCAACAGG gtTGGAGCTCAGCATTGATAATGTAAAAGTGATTCAGGGACCATCACCTCATATCAGGCCAGTGGATCAAAATGCGCAAGGAGGGAAATTCTCAGGCTGCATTGCTAACCTTTATACAAGCAG GATTGAGCAAGGCTTTATACCTGCTGATTTAAGCTCATATTCACTAACGGGAGATGTAGTCCTTGGCCAGTGTAGTCTCCATTCCCTACCACACTACAAGCTTTTACCAGCACCTGTGTTGAAAAGGCCccagaaacacacacct ATTCAGGTTCCAGCAGGCAGCCAGTGTAGACAGTGGCGAGCACACCGTGGTGAATACCAGCTCTTTGAGGGGCACAGCTGGCTCAGTTACTCCATGCCACAACAGGACCTTAATTATAG GCCTCACTTTTCTCTTGACATCAAGACCAAGTCATCCAAAGGGCTGATCCTCCATGTAGCGGGGAGAGGAGGTGTCCCCCTGCTGGCTCTGTACATGGCCAATGGCAAGATCAAGATGTCTCTTGGGCAAAACAGAATCATCCAGCACAAGCAGAAGAGCAACGACGGGAACTGGCACAGA GTTGAGCTCAGTGTGGAGAAAAGCACTTTTCATCTGCTGGTTGATGGGATCCGTGTGACAGATGGATATCTGCCTAACAATGAGGGATCATCTTTAGACCTGCACAACCCTGTGTATCTGGGAGGTGATCCAATAAGCAAAACCACAAAA GGACACAATGTTCCCACGAACAGTGTTATTGGTTGTATAAGGGATTTCAAAATGAATGAGGAAGTAATTGGGGAACCAGAGGCAAGCCACAAAACTTTACCCTGCTTTGATGGGCTCACAGAGATCGGGGCATACTTTGGCGGCGGTCACATTGTCTTAG ATAATTACTTCACTGTTGGTTCCCAGTTTGTGTTGGCTTTTGAGCTGCGTCCTCAACACCTGACAGGTCTACTCTTCCATGTTCGAAGTCATAAGACCAGCCTTAATGTGTTCTTAATGGAAAACAAG GTGGGTGTCATTTTGAATGACGGCGCTGTCAGTGTTTCAGTGACTCCTCGTGAAAGCCTCTGTGATGGAAAATTTCACGTGGTCACAG TGTACAAACAACATGAAATTGTAAAACTAGTGGTGGACTCCATGTCTAAACAGAAAGCTGCCCTCTTCACGTCCCCCTCGTACTCAACAACACTGGATACACTTTACATTGGAG GAACAACAAAGCGAAGCAAAGTCCCCGTGTCCTCACCATTTGTGGGCTGCTTGCGCAATGTGAAGCTTAATGGAAGGCCTGTTGCATTTGAGACAGGATCCAGGGTGGTTGGCCCTGTGAGCATCAATAGATGCCCTGCAGTCTAA